One Pseudomonas sp. AN-1 genomic region harbors:
- a CDS encoding YhfC family glutamic-type intramembrane protease, which yields MSSSVALTDPILLNSLTLTALALVSATFVVAVVRACRQGLRPALWGALTFVAFALVLKPLGQAATGPLPIPGPADAAALLAFVLGSAGIAGLFEETGKWIALRAGHRRRTLAKPWVLSFAAGYAICETWVVGSGHVQLLLLASDGELLARLQDGMPAAAVAALQQRIAALDAATAIWLLTERAAAVVLQIGLVWMVWNAIERRRAAWLAAAVLAHALIDVPAALFHTGTLPLWAIEIFYLSLALLVVVPVWRHSAAALAKY from the coding sequence ATGTCATCCAGCGTCGCGCTGACCGATCCGATACTGCTCAACAGCCTGACGCTGACCGCACTCGCGCTGGTCAGCGCGACCTTCGTCGTGGCCGTCGTCCGCGCCTGCCGCCAGGGGCTGCGGCCGGCCCTGTGGGGCGCGCTGACCTTCGTGGCCTTCGCCCTCGTGCTCAAGCCCCTCGGGCAGGCGGCCACAGGTCCGCTGCCCATCCCCGGCCCGGCGGACGCTGCGGCCTTGCTCGCGTTCGTCCTGGGCAGCGCCGGCATCGCGGGCCTGTTCGAGGAAACCGGCAAGTGGATCGCCCTGCGTGCGGGGCACCGCCGACGGACGCTCGCCAAGCCCTGGGTGCTCAGCTTCGCCGCGGGCTACGCCATCTGCGAAACCTGGGTGGTGGGCAGCGGCCACGTCCAACTGCTGCTGCTCGCCAGCGACGGCGAGCTGCTGGCACGCCTGCAGGACGGTATGCCGGCCGCGGCCGTCGCCGCCCTGCAGCAGCGGATCGCGGCTCTCGACGCAGCAACGGCGATCTGGTTGCTGACCGAGCGCGCCGCCGCGGTCGTGCTGCAGATCGGCCTGGTGTGGATGGTCTGGAACGCCATCGAGCGGCGGCGAGCGGCCTGGCTCGCCGCTGCCGTGCTGGCCCATGCCCTGATCGACGTGCCGGCCGCCCTGTTCCACACTGGGACGCTGCCGTTGTGGGCAATCGAAATCTTCTACCTGTCACTCGCCCTGCTGGTGGTCGTGCCGGTGTGGCGGCATAGCGCCGCAGCCCTCGCGAAGTACTGA
- a CDS encoding GNAT family N-acetyltransferase has translation MTVWQDASRKGHPFLPEAVLTRQAASLRSTWIAAAETWVCVASDAVIGFACLCGDELAGLFVSPAWQGRGIGRALVQRLRAPEQRLHVSVYQDNLAAHRFYEAIGFVPTHTLARDGDGEPFPVVRMTLAPDH, from the coding sequence ATGACCGTCTGGCAGGACGCCAGCCGCAAGGGACACCCCTTCCTTCCCGAAGCCGTACTGACCCGGCAGGCCGCCAGCCTGCGCTCGACCTGGATCGCGGCCGCCGAAACATGGGTTTGCGTGGCATCCGACGCAGTGATCGGCTTCGCGTGTCTTTGCGGTGACGAACTGGCCGGCCTGTTCGTATCCCCGGCCTGGCAGGGGCGAGGTATCGGCAGGGCGCTGGTACAAAGACTCCGTGCGCCGGAGCAGCGACTGCACGTCAGCGTCTACCAAGACAACCTGGCGGCACACCGCTTCTATGAGGCCATCGGCTTTGTACCGACTCACACTCTAGCCAGGGATGGCGATGGGGAGCCATTTCCTGTAGTGCGCATGACTCTCGCCCCCGATCACTGA
- a CDS encoding PLP-dependent aminotransferase family protein, producing MTNQSTALASLLQLDRDKAGDSLRQQLYRQLREAIVTGRLRPGHALPSTRQLAAALGIARSTVVEALDQLKFEGYLETRQGAATRVAEFRAPPAGATGMPGEPAAGAMADVASALWVNDDPPSAVTRRAFRPGLPDLGAFPAADWAACLASRARRPLAHDLSYEGYTGVPALQAEIVRHVAQARHVNADPAQVVVLPSAQAAFDVAARCCLRAGDCVWLEDPGYPGVRGLWRGHGARIVDVPVDAQGMNFEHERSRPRLIHVTPSHQYPSGAPLSLPRRFALLERARQVDAVILEDDYDSEFQYAGLPIASLQGLDRAQRVMYVGTFSKTLAPGMHVAYLIVPPRFARLAHAVASLAGMAVPVHLQLALADFMRHGFLRRHVRRMNALYAARMRTLIDTLKAGAPPGVKIPEQGGGLQLTISWQQGPDDTRLVALLEAQGLCALPLSRLCHVERRHGLVLGIGLVDAGSIGPQASRLADLLKTQF from the coding sequence ATGACAAACCAGTCGACGGCTCTCGCCTCCCTGCTGCAACTCGACCGTGACAAGGCGGGCGATTCGCTGCGCCAGCAACTCTACCGGCAACTGCGCGAGGCGATCGTGACCGGCAGATTACGCCCCGGCCATGCGCTGCCCTCGACCCGGCAACTGGCTGCCGCGCTGGGCATCGCGCGCAGCACCGTGGTCGAGGCCCTCGACCAGCTCAAGTTCGAGGGCTACCTCGAGACTCGCCAGGGCGCCGCGACGCGCGTCGCCGAGTTTCGCGCGCCTCCCGCCGGCGCCACTGGCATGCCCGGCGAACCGGCTGCCGGCGCGATGGCGGACGTGGCATCGGCCCTGTGGGTCAACGACGACCCGCCCAGCGCGGTGACCCGCCGGGCCTTTCGTCCGGGGCTGCCCGACCTCGGCGCCTTCCCCGCCGCGGACTGGGCCGCCTGCCTGGCCTCTCGGGCCCGCCGCCCGCTCGCCCATGACCTCAGCTACGAGGGCTACACCGGGGTGCCCGCGCTGCAGGCGGAAATCGTCCGCCACGTCGCCCAGGCGCGACACGTGAATGCCGATCCCGCCCAGGTCGTCGTCCTGCCCTCCGCCCAGGCGGCCTTCGACGTCGCGGCGCGCTGCTGCCTGCGGGCGGGCGACTGCGTATGGCTGGAGGACCCGGGCTACCCGGGCGTGCGTGGCCTCTGGCGGGGCCATGGCGCGCGGATCGTGGATGTCCCCGTCGACGCCCAGGGCATGAATTTCGAGCACGAGCGCAGCAGGCCCCGGCTGATCCACGTCACCCCGTCGCACCAATACCCGAGCGGCGCGCCCCTCTCCCTGCCGCGGCGCTTCGCCCTGCTCGAACGCGCCAGGCAGGTCGACGCCGTCATTCTCGAGGACGACTACGACAGCGAGTTCCAGTATGCGGGCTTGCCGATTGCCAGCCTGCAGGGCCTGGATCGCGCGCAGCGGGTGATGTACGTGGGCACCTTCTCCAAGACCCTGGCCCCGGGCATGCACGTCGCCTACCTGATCGTCCCGCCACGCTTCGCCAGACTGGCCCACGCCGTCGCCAGCCTGGCGGGCATGGCGGTGCCCGTGCACCTGCAGCTGGCGCTGGCGGATTTCATGCGCCACGGCTTCCTGCGCCGGCATGTCCGCAGGATGAATGCGCTCTATGCAGCTCGCATGCGCACGCTGATCGACACGCTGAAGGCCGGCGCTCCGCCGGGCGTGAAGATTCCCGAGCAGGGCGGCGGGCTGCAGCTGACCATCAGCTGGCAGCAGGGACCGGACGACACCCGGCTGGTCGCCCTGCTCGAGGCGCAGGGGCTCTGCGCCCTGCCCCTGTCCCGGCTCTGCCATGTCGAGCGGCGCCATGGCCTGGTGCTCGGCATCGGCCTGGTGGACGCCGGCTCGATCGGCCCGCAGGCCAGCAGGCTCGCCGACCTGCTGAAGACGCAGTTCTAG
- a CDS encoding MAPEG family protein, whose amino-acid sequence MYQTTIFWPVAALMGWTLLVLLLIPWRRLRAAFAGQLTAEDFRCGESERVPAQVRLPNRVFMNLLEVPLLFYVLALMLFVTHAVDGPFLGLAWAYVALRVLHSLIYLTYNHVMHRLLAFAASNLLVAGIWLRFVIVVLGGH is encoded by the coding sequence TTGTATCAGACGACGATCTTCTGGCCGGTCGCGGCCCTGATGGGCTGGACCCTGCTGGTCCTCCTGCTGATTCCCTGGCGCCGCCTGCGCGCCGCCTTCGCCGGGCAGCTCACCGCCGAGGACTTCCGCTGCGGCGAGTCGGAGCGGGTGCCGGCGCAGGTGCGGCTGCCGAACCGCGTGTTCATGAACCTGCTGGAAGTGCCGCTGCTGTTCTATGTGCTGGCGCTGATGCTGTTCGTCACCCATGCGGTCGATGGGCCGTTCCTCGGCCTGGCCTGGGCCTACGTGGCCCTGCGCGTTCTGCATAGCCTGATCTACCTGACCTACAACCACGTGATGCACCGCCTGCTGGCCTTCGCCGCCAGCAACCTGCTGGTGGCGGGGATCTGGCTGCGCTTCGTGATCGTCGTCCTGGGCGGACACTGA
- a CDS encoding dinitrogenase iron-molybdenum cofactor biosynthesis protein, with translation MDTQPNMSRDTALRIALAARALPGVAVGQLLEILHQHINGPLTEQSLQGVTVTDLKVGLAGSEEDVDLLDTPMSALKEAVRILWGETVADDLPRPVALAELPPGSIRVAVASNNGEQLDGHFGSCLRFLVYQLGAGGRTLVDIRSTLDGDLAEDKNAWRVEQIADCQVLCVVSIGGPAAAKVVKAGIHPLKQPKGGPAAQVLDELQRVMADAPPPWLAKLLGKSAEERVRFELSEDEVA, from the coding sequence ATGGATACCCAACCGAACATGAGTCGCGACACCGCACTGCGCATCGCCCTGGCCGCCCGGGCCTTGCCCGGCGTGGCGGTCGGCCAGTTGCTGGAGATCCTCCACCAGCACATCAACGGCCCGCTGACCGAGCAGAGCCTGCAGGGGGTCACAGTCACCGACCTCAAGGTCGGCTTGGCCGGCTCCGAGGAGGACGTCGACCTGCTCGATACGCCGATGAGCGCGCTCAAGGAGGCCGTGCGCATCCTCTGGGGCGAGACCGTGGCCGACGACCTGCCCAGGCCGGTGGCGCTCGCCGAACTGCCGCCCGGCTCGATCCGCGTGGCCGTCGCCTCCAACAACGGCGAGCAGCTCGACGGCCACTTCGGCTCCTGCCTGCGCTTCCTGGTCTACCAGCTCGGCGCCGGCGGCAGGACGCTGGTCGACATCCGCTCGACCCTGGACGGCGACCTCGCCGAGGACAAGAACGCCTGGCGCGTCGAACAGATCGCCGACTGCCAGGTGCTCTGCGTGGTCTCCATCGGCGGCCCGGCGGCGGCCAAGGTGGTCAAGGCCGGCATCCACCCGCTCAAGCAGCCCAAGGGCGGCCCCGCCGCGCAGGTGCTCGACGAACTGCAGCGGGTGATGGCCGACGCGCCGCCGCCGTGGCTGGCCAAGCTGCTCGGCAAGAGCGCGGAGGAGCGGGTGCGGTTCGAGCTGAGCGAGGATGAGGTGGCCTGA
- a CDS encoding RnfH family protein: MKVAVVYAAPRPLLLSCQVAEGSSVAQAIEQSGLLRYCPEIDLNKHKVGVFGKFVKLDSPLKEGDRVEVYQRITRVLDEDDDDDDDDDD, from the coding sequence ATGAAAGTCGCTGTGGTGTACGCCGCCCCCCGACCGCTGCTGCTGAGCTGCCAGGTCGCCGAGGGCAGCAGCGTGGCGCAGGCCATCGAGCAGTCCGGCCTGCTGCGCTACTGCCCGGAGATCGACCTGAACAAGCACAAGGTCGGCGTGTTCGGCAAGTTCGTTAAGCTGGACAGCCCGCTGAAGGAGGGCGACCGCGTGGAGGTCTACCAGCGCATCACGCGGGTGCTCGACGAAGACGATGACGACGATGACGACGATGACGATTGA
- a CDS encoding electron transport complex subunit E: protein MSSSCTAASAPASASPWKYFTSALWDYNVALVQMLALCPALAVTTTATNGLGMGLATTLVLICTNAIISALRHTIAPEVRNPVMIAIIAGVVTLIDMAMNAWMHELYKVLGLFIALIVTNCAVLGRAESFSLKHPVIPAMLDGAGMGIGFTWVLVLIGGIREILGSGTLFSQASSLLGPHFQWLEITVLPGFQGILLAILPPGAFIVLGFLLAAKRVLDRRRAERRIRSHGELIVLQ, encoded by the coding sequence ATGAGCAGCAGTTGCACAGCCGCCAGCGCGCCGGCCTCGGCCAGTCCCTGGAAGTACTTCACCAGCGCCCTGTGGGACTACAACGTCGCCCTGGTGCAGATGCTTGCCCTCTGCCCGGCGCTGGCGGTGACCACCACCGCCACCAACGGCCTGGGCATGGGCCTGGCCACCACCCTGGTGCTGATCTGCACCAACGCGATCATCTCGGCGCTGCGCCACACCATCGCCCCCGAGGTCCGCAACCCGGTGATGATCGCCATCATCGCCGGCGTGGTGACCCTGATCGACATGGCGATGAACGCCTGGATGCACGAGCTGTACAAGGTGCTCGGCCTGTTCATCGCCCTGATCGTCACCAACTGCGCGGTGCTCGGCCGCGCCGAGTCGTTCAGCCTCAAGCACCCGGTGATTCCCGCGATGCTCGACGGCGCCGGCATGGGCATCGGCTTCACCTGGGTGCTGGTGCTGATCGGCGGCATCCGCGAGATCCTCGGCAGCGGCACCCTGTTTTCCCAGGCTTCGTCGCTGCTGGGGCCGCACTTCCAGTGGCTGGAGATCACCGTGCTGCCCGGCTTCCAGGGCATCCTGCTGGCCATCCTGCCGCCCGGCGCCTTCATCGTCCTCGGCTTCCTGCTGGCCGCCAAGCGCGTGCTCGACCGCAGGCGCGCCGAGCGGCGCATCCGATCCCACGGCGAGCTGATCGTCCTGCAATGA
- the rsxG gene encoding electron transport complex subunit RsxG, with the protein MSETIPIPAEPAATPPSLLARWRGRIEYQGLSLAAVCALVAVLLLVGDRLTHGQIAAQQLEDRLAVLRQVLPAALYDNNPLQDAFTVQDAELGAVEVYPARQDGRLTAVAFQVSNIGYGGPILQLIALDAEGRILGVRVLSHKETPGLADRIEASRSDWIRAFDGLSLASTPLEQWKVKKDGGRFDQFAGATITPRAVVRSVLQALQFQVRQAERLSARQQEKQP; encoded by the coding sequence ATGAGCGAGACCATTCCGATTCCGGCGGAGCCGGCAGCCACCCCGCCGTCGCTGCTCGCGCGCTGGCGCGGGCGCATCGAGTACCAAGGCCTGTCGCTGGCCGCGGTGTGCGCGCTGGTCGCCGTGCTGCTGCTGGTCGGCGACCGCCTGACCCACGGGCAGATCGCCGCCCAGCAGCTCGAGGACCGCCTGGCCGTGCTGCGCCAGGTGCTGCCGGCCGCGCTGTACGACAACAACCCCCTGCAGGACGCCTTCACCGTGCAGGACGCCGAGCTGGGGGCGGTCGAGGTCTACCCGGCGCGCCAGGACGGCCGGCTGACGGCGGTGGCCTTCCAGGTCAGCAACATCGGCTACGGCGGGCCGATCCTGCAGCTGATCGCCCTGGATGCCGAGGGCCGCATCCTCGGCGTGCGCGTGCTGAGCCACAAGGAGACCCCGGGCCTGGCCGACAGGATCGAGGCCTCGCGCAGCGACTGGATCAGGGCCTTCGACGGCCTGTCGCTGGCCAGCACGCCGCTGGAGCAGTGGAAGGTGAAGAAGGACGGCGGCCGCTTCGACCAGTTCGCCGGCGCCACCATCACCCCGCGCGCGGTGGTCAGGAGCGTGCTGCAGGCCCTGCAGTTCCAGGTCCGCCAGGCCGAACGCCTGAGCGCCCGCCAACAGGAGAAGCAACCATGA
- a CDS encoding RnfABCDGE type electron transport complex subunit D, whose protein sequence is MSTPSAISGPFAHDRSSVNRIMLQVCLALLPATLFGLYLFGWPAINLWLLTCVSALATEALCLHWLGQPLRRLLDGSALLTGWLLALSLPPWAPWWIGVGGAAFAIGIGKQLYGGIGQNIFNPAMLARVALLIAFPLQMTSWALPAPLGSTAAPGFVEGLAITFGGALPDGMSGATALGNLKTELTLGRSAEAILAGDFALVPALLGSSAGSLGETSELLLLLGGLWLLFRRVIHWEIPLSMLLGVLVLAAIAHQIDPARYPGGLYHLASGGLLLGALFIATDPVTSPVSRKGRLIFGAGCGVLVYVIRTWGSFPEAVAFAVLFMNALSPLIDRYWRPRAYGRTAGGKPLAIGRQTSQVKQEG, encoded by the coding sequence ATGAGCACCCCGAGCGCCATATCCGGGCCCTTCGCCCACGACCGCTCGTCGGTCAACCGCATCATGCTGCAGGTGTGCCTAGCGCTGCTGCCGGCCACCCTGTTCGGCCTGTACCTGTTCGGCTGGCCGGCGATCAACCTGTGGCTGCTGACCTGCGTCAGCGCGCTGGCCACCGAGGCGCTGTGCCTGCACTGGCTCGGCCAGCCGCTCAGGCGCCTGCTGGACGGCTCGGCGCTGCTCACCGGCTGGCTGCTGGCGCTGTCGCTGCCGCCGTGGGCGCCCTGGTGGATCGGCGTCGGCGGCGCCGCCTTCGCCATCGGCATCGGCAAGCAGCTGTACGGCGGCATCGGCCAGAACATCTTCAACCCGGCGATGCTCGCCCGCGTCGCCCTGCTGATCGCCTTCCCGCTGCAGATGACCAGCTGGGCGCTGCCGGCGCCGCTGGGCTCGACGGCAGCGCCGGGCTTCGTCGAGGGGCTGGCGATCACCTTCGGCGGCGCCCTGCCCGACGGCATGAGCGGCGCCACCGCCCTCGGCAACCTGAAGACCGAGCTGACCCTCGGACGCAGCGCCGAGGCGATCCTCGCCGGCGACTTCGCGCTGGTCCCGGCGCTGCTCGGCAGCAGCGCCGGCAGCCTGGGCGAGACCTCCGAGCTGCTCCTGCTGCTCGGCGGCCTGTGGCTGCTCTTCCGCCGCGTCATCCACTGGGAGATCCCCCTGAGCATGCTGCTCGGCGTGCTGGTCCTCGCCGCCATCGCCCACCAGATCGACCCCGCGCGCTATCCCGGCGGCCTCTACCACCTGGCCAGCGGCGGGCTGCTGCTCGGCGCGCTGTTCATCGCCACCGACCCGGTGACCTCGCCGGTCAGCCGCAAGGGCCGGCTGATCTTCGGCGCCGGCTGCGGGGTGCTGGTCTACGTGATCCGCACCTGGGGCAGCTTCCCCGAGGCGGTGGCCTTCGCCGTGCTGTTCATGAACGCACTCAGCCCGCTGATCGACCGCTACTGGCGCCCGCGCGCCTACGGCCGCACGGCGGGCGGCAAGCCGCTGGCCATCGGCCGGCAAACCAGCCAGGTCAAGCAGGAGGGCTAG
- the rsxC gene encoding electron transport complex subunit RsxC produces MFNPARIRGGVHPAAHKDRSSALTIGSLPLPPRLYLPLRQHAGAEALPLVRVGERVLKGQLIASSPSELSAPIHAPSSGTVVEIGPILAPHPSGLTVNGIVLDTDGEDRWIELEVPANPFEESPLLLAERVAQAGIVGMGGAIFPAAVKLKQGTRHEIKTVLVNGSECEPYLTCDDRIMRERAEAIVDGARLIQHILRAYRVVIGIEDNKPEALAAMRAASEPYGAIEVEAVPALYPMGSAKQLIQAVTGREVPADARSTSVGALVHNVGTVYAIQQALRHGRPLISRVVTVAGSCVGNPRNLETLIGTPAQALIDACGGLVREPARLLLGGPMMGVTLPSLQAPVIKGATGLLALAPHELRNDEASPCIRCASCVDACPMGLLPVEMAARARVDDLDGANDYGLRDCILCGCCSYVCPSHIPLVQYFQYAMGRQDERRQGARKTDYIRQLTEARAARLAEEEAAKAAAKAAKAAAKTKPGKTSEVES; encoded by the coding sequence ATGTTCAATCCCGCCCGCATCCGCGGCGGCGTCCACCCGGCCGCCCACAAGGACCGCTCCTCGGCGCTGACCATCGGCAGCCTGCCGCTGCCGCCGCGCCTCTACCTGCCGCTGCGCCAGCACGCCGGCGCCGAGGCCCTGCCGCTGGTCAGGGTCGGCGAGCGGGTGCTCAAGGGCCAACTGATCGCCAGCTCGCCCTCGGAGCTGTCGGCGCCGATCCATGCGCCGAGCTCGGGGACCGTGGTCGAGATCGGCCCGATCCTCGCCCCGCATCCGTCCGGGCTGACGGTCAACGGCATCGTCCTCGACACCGACGGCGAGGATCGCTGGATCGAGCTGGAGGTGCCGGCCAACCCGTTCGAGGAGAGCCCGCTGCTGCTCGCCGAGCGGGTGGCGCAGGCCGGCATCGTCGGCATGGGCGGGGCGATTTTCCCGGCGGCGGTCAAGCTCAAGCAGGGCACCCGTCACGAGATCAAGACCGTGCTGGTCAACGGCAGCGAGTGCGAGCCCTACCTGACCTGCGACGACCGCATCATGCGCGAGCGCGCCGAGGCCATCGTCGACGGCGCGCGGCTGATCCAGCACATCCTGCGCGCCTACCGGGTGGTGATCGGCATCGAGGACAACAAGCCCGAGGCGCTGGCGGCCATGCGTGCGGCCAGCGAGCCCTACGGCGCCATCGAGGTGGAGGCGGTGCCGGCGCTCTATCCGATGGGCTCGGCCAAGCAGCTGATCCAGGCGGTCACCGGCCGCGAGGTGCCGGCCGACGCGCGCAGCACCTCGGTGGGCGCGCTGGTGCACAACGTCGGCACCGTGTACGCCATCCAGCAGGCGCTGCGCCACGGCCGGCCGCTGATCTCGCGGGTGGTCACCGTGGCCGGCAGCTGCGTGGGCAACCCGCGCAACCTGGAGACCCTGATCGGCACCCCGGCGCAGGCGCTGATCGACGCCTGCGGTGGCCTGGTCCGCGAGCCGGCGCGCCTGCTGCTCGGCGGGCCGATGATGGGGGTGACCCTGCCGTCGCTGCAGGCGCCGGTGATCAAGGGCGCCACCGGTCTGCTGGCGCTGGCGCCGCACGAGCTGCGCAACGACGAGGCGTCGCCGTGCATCCGCTGCGCCAGCTGCGTGGACGCCTGCCCGATGGGCCTGCTGCCGGTGGAGATGGCCGCCCGCGCGCGGGTCGACGACCTCGACGGCGCCAACGACTACGGCCTGCGCGACTGCATCCTGTGCGGCTGCTGCTCCTACGTGTGCCCCTCGCACATCCCGCTGGTGCAGTACTTCCAGTACGCCATGGGCCGCCAGGACGAGCGCCGCCAGGGCGCGCGCAAGACCGACTACATCAGGCAGCTGACCGAGGCGCGCGCCGCGCGCCTGGCCGAGGAGGAGGCCGCCAAGGCCGCGGCCAAGGCGGCCAAGGCAGCCGCCAAAACCAAACCGGGCAAGACCAGCGAGGTGGAGTCATGA
- a CDS encoding RnfABCDGE type electron transport complex subunit B, protein MLMATLALATMGLILGGGLGVAARRFAVTDENPLIKEIEALMPGSQCGQCGFPGCAGAAAALVEGQADVTCCPPGGVALAEKLAALLGVTLDAGQMSAPQLATIDAAQCTGCTRCYRACPTDAIVGASGQIHVVLQGACTGCARCQDACPEDCVALVTQEPTLDTWRWTKPQAA, encoded by the coding sequence ATGCTGATGGCAACCCTGGCCCTGGCCACCATGGGTCTGATCCTGGGCGGCGGACTGGGCGTGGCGGCGCGCAGGTTCGCGGTCACCGACGAGAATCCGCTGATCAAGGAGATCGAGGCGCTGATGCCGGGCAGCCAGTGCGGCCAGTGCGGCTTCCCCGGCTGCGCCGGGGCGGCGGCGGCGCTGGTCGAGGGCCAGGCGGACGTGACCTGCTGCCCGCCCGGCGGGGTGGCGCTGGCCGAGAAGCTCGCCGCGCTGCTCGGCGTGACCCTCGACGCCGGCCAGATGAGCGCGCCGCAGCTGGCGACCATCGACGCCGCGCAGTGCACCGGCTGCACCCGTTGCTACCGCGCCTGTCCGACCGACGCCATCGTCGGCGCCAGCGGGCAGATCCACGTGGTGCTGCAGGGCGCCTGCACCGGCTGCGCCAGGTGCCAGGACGCCTGCCCGGAAGACTGCGTCGCCCTCGTCACGCAGGAGCCGACCCTGGACACCTGGCGCTGGACCAAGCCCCAGGCCGCCTGA
- the rsxA gene encoding electron transport complex subunit RsxA, producing the protein MEYVLFLIGTVLVNNVVLARFLGLCPFMGVSSKLDPSIGMGVATTLVMTLGGISSWLLEHHVLQPLGIGFLRILAYIVVIAAMVQLIEMIIRKVSPSLYRALGIYLPLITTNCAVLGVPLISVREGHSLVQAGLFGFGSALGFTLIMIIFAGLRERLQLASVPAAFSGPPIAFVTAGLLALAFMGFGGLI; encoded by the coding sequence ATGGAATATGTGCTGTTTCTGATCGGCACCGTGCTGGTCAACAACGTGGTGCTGGCGCGTTTTCTCGGCCTGTGCCCGTTCATGGGGGTGTCCAGCAAGCTCGACCCGTCGATCGGCATGGGGGTGGCTACCACCCTGGTGATGACCCTCGGCGGCATCAGCAGCTGGCTGCTCGAGCACCACGTGCTGCAGCCGCTGGGCATCGGCTTCCTGCGCATCCTCGCCTACATCGTGGTGATCGCCGCCATGGTGCAGCTGATCGAGATGATCATCCGCAAGGTCAGCCCCTCGCTGTACCGCGCCCTCGGCATCTACCTGCCGCTGATCACCACCAACTGCGCGGTGCTCGGCGTGCCGCTGATCAGCGTGCGCGAGGGCCACAGCCTTGTGCAGGCCGGCCTGTTCGGCTTCGGCTCGGCGCTCGGCTTCACCCTGATCATGATCATCTTCGCCGGCCTGCGCGAGCGCCTGCAGCTCGCCAGCGTGCCGGCGGCGTTTTCCGGTCCGCCGATCGCCTTCGTCACCGCCGGCCTGCTGGCGCTGGCGTTCATGGGCTTCGGCGGGCTGATCTGA